Below is a window of Candidatus Paceibacter sp. DNA.
AACACCTTTCTTCAAATTTTCCGTGCCGTGCATCGGCACAAGTTTAATATGAGCGTGGTCTATGCCTGTCCCTTCCATTATCAAGCCAACTCGACCAACATCCTCAAAATAATTTTCAAGGATATTGGCAACTTTCTTGGAAGCGATGATAAATCTTTGTAAAACATCATCGGGCATTTTCAAAACATCGCTTCCAAAATGTTGTTTTGGTATAACGCATGTAAAACCCTCGGTGTTTGGGTCAATGGCGAGCCATGCCATAAATTCATCATCTTCCCAAAATTTTCCGGCAGTTTGAATAT
It encodes the following:
- a CDS encoding HIT family protein — encoded protein: MAKYEATTKDSKCIFCEIVAGNIQTAGKFWEDDEFMAWLAIDPNTEGFTCVIPKQHFGSDVLKMPDDVLQRFIIASKKVANILENYFEDVGRVGLIMEGTGIDHAHIKLVPMHGTENLKKGVWKQVLSGKEFWFDKYEGWISSGSGPMAKPEDLKKLASEIIKNQK